In a single window of the Manis pentadactyla isolate mManPen7 chromosome 15 unlocalized genomic scaffold, mManPen7.hap1 SUPER_15_unloc_1, whole genome shotgun sequence genome:
- the LOC130682259 gene encoding zinc finger protein 69 homolog B-like, producing MATPPGPVLSLEDHPGGRLLLVAFWPPFCTHLKTGGSGSHPGQPYQPCSSSGLVTSGSVTFEDVAVSFSREEWGQLGQAQRTLYQEVMLETCGLLVSLGHPFPKPELTQLLERGLQLWPVRRDLLSRSTFPATGVPLSESSGESQLTSLSEASSSLTTCCVSRACLARHPQELYQHMAGTLPVFCLNDAGASHPACPHLCAPVQLGTLHQLLHPLRPGLNHHGFLSHCCLSTESASREKRTLRASAACSRACAGPSVPRICGFPFPLWNTSHP from the exons ATGGCGACGCCCCCTGGACCTGTGCTGAGCTTGGAGGATCACCCCGGCGGCAGGCTGCTCCTCGTGGCTTTCTGGCCTCCTTTCTGTACACACTTAAAGACTGGCGGCTCCGGCAGTCACCCCGGTCAGCCTTACCAGCCCTGTTCATCGTCAGGGCTTGTCACATCG GGGTCCGTGACTTTCGAGGATGTGGCCGTGAGCTTTTCCCGGGAGGAGTGGGGGCAGCTGGGCCAAGCCCAGAGGACTCTGTACCAGGAGGTGATGCTGGAGACGTGCGGGCTCCTGGTGTCCCTGG GGCATCCGTTTCCCAAACCTGAGCTGACCCAGCTGCTGGAGCGTGGGCTGCAGCTGTGGCCTGTGAGGAGGGACCTCCTCTCCCGAAGCACCTTCCCAG CCACAGGTGTGCCTCTGAGTGAGTCGTCTGGGGAGTCGCAG CTCACTTCGCTGTCCGAGGCATCAAGCTCCTTGACCAC ATGCTGTGTCTCCCGAGCCTGCCTCGCCCGCCACCCTCAGGAGCTCTACCAGCACATGGCCGGCACTCTCCCCGTCTTTTGCCTGAATGATGCCGGAGCCTCCCACCCTGCCTGCCCACATCTCTGTGCCCCTGTGCAGCTCGGTACCCTGCACCAGCTCCTGCACCCACTCCGACCTGGTCTAAATCATCACGGCTTCCTCAGTCACTGCTGTCTTAGCACAGAATCAGCATCACGTGAAAAACGAACGCTGCGTGCCTCTGCCGCTTGCTCCCGAGCCTGTGCTGGCCCATCTGTGCCTCGCATCTGTggcttcccttttcctctgtgGAACACGTCTCACCCCTGA